From a single Bacillus pumilus genomic region:
- a CDS encoding HAMP domain-containing sensor histidine kinase codes for MAHRKYTLAIKLALLILTATVVSGLVFLTLQKITNDLIDGYLSSDEYYEEESAKYIQKFSRYVSENKLSSTDRQAFGEWVKKENYINLSIFKDEVLQYDSIYSAGDESAYGKEKITEYAEHHSYPVQFNDGKGRVMVDGFYSSRYHDLAFTLELLGATLIFLLIVLLGIRKSLRYLQTIHQDIHILEGGELDYEMTVKGHDELAMIAKSIEDLRKAFLDKLQAIDELQEESRSLVTEMSHDMRTPLTSLMMNLEFAKKEEAGADTRKDQYIANAYEKALQLKNLSDNLFAYFLLDKEHEPELETVAVKEVIYDLLSDQVAILQQETFKVHLLGELPDSYINVNVEELGRVFDNLMSNILKYADPKKDINLTFLSDQEIFEIHVSNAIKETNGTPESTGLGERSMKRMMSRMHGQFEKMEKNGVYYIVLRFWHIKI; via the coding sequence TTGGCACATCGTAAATATACACTAGCCATAAAGCTTGCTCTATTGATTTTGACAGCTACGGTCGTGAGTGGACTTGTCTTTTTGACGCTGCAAAAGATCACCAATGACCTCATTGACGGATACTTGAGTTCGGACGAGTATTACGAGGAGGAGTCAGCTAAATATATTCAAAAATTCAGCCGCTACGTGTCTGAGAATAAGCTGTCTTCAACAGATCGACAAGCGTTTGGTGAGTGGGTGAAAAAAGAGAATTACATTAATTTGTCCATCTTCAAGGATGAAGTGCTCCAATACGACTCTATTTATTCCGCTGGCGATGAATCAGCGTACGGAAAAGAAAAGATAACCGAGTACGCGGAGCATCATTCGTATCCGGTTCAGTTTAACGACGGTAAAGGAAGGGTTATGGTGGACGGTTTCTATTCATCTCGTTACCACGATCTTGCCTTTACACTAGAGCTCCTTGGGGCGACGCTTATTTTTCTCCTCATTGTTCTTCTCGGCATTCGCAAAAGTTTACGCTACCTGCAAACGATTCACCAAGACATTCATATTCTTGAAGGCGGCGAGCTGGACTATGAGATGACGGTGAAAGGGCATGACGAATTAGCGATGATTGCCAAAAGTATTGAGGATCTTCGGAAAGCTTTTTTGGACAAGCTTCAAGCTATCGATGAGCTGCAAGAAGAGAGCCGCAGTTTGGTTACTGAAATGTCACACGATATGAGAACACCGCTGACGTCGCTGATGATGAACTTGGAGTTTGCGAAAAAAGAGGAGGCTGGAGCGGATACCCGTAAAGATCAATATATAGCAAATGCTTATGAAAAAGCACTGCAATTGAAAAATCTGTCTGATAATCTATTTGCCTATTTTCTACTTGATAAAGAACATGAACCTGAGCTTGAGACCGTTGCAGTCAAAGAGGTCATTTACGATCTCTTATCAGATCAGGTGGCGATCTTGCAGCAAGAGACATTCAAGGTTCATCTTTTAGGAGAGCTGCCTGACAGCTATATTAATGTGAATGTGGAGGAACTTGGCCGAGTGTTTGATAATCTGATGTCGAACATACTGAAATACGCCGATCCGAAAAAAGACATCAATCTCACGTTTTTATCCGATCAAGAAATCTTTGAGATCCATGTCAGCAATGCGATAAAAGAGACAAACGGCACACCGGAAAGCACTGGACTTGGTGAACGAAGCATGAAACGAATGATGTCCCGCATGCACGGGCAGTTTGAAAAGATGGAGAAGAACGGAGTTTACTACATTGTGCTACGATTCTGGCACATCAAAATATAG
- a CDS encoding response regulator transcription factor has translation MTHRILVVEDDQDIGDLLQESLTRAGYEVQRAMNGEQALKLVDDSLDLVILDVMMPGISGIETCQQMRASTNVPILFLTAKSSTFDKTEGLLAGGDDYMTKPFSQEELHARVIAQLRRYTVYQEKKEQEETFLVGGKLRVSEEFNEVWKENQQIKLSDLEYRVLKLLMSRRNKIFSAQNIYESVWGQPYFYCSNNTVMVHIRKLRAKIEDDPARPVYIKTEWGRGYRFGTS, from the coding sequence ATGACGCATCGAATATTAGTCGTAGAAGATGATCAGGATATTGGAGACCTTTTGCAGGAATCACTTACACGTGCTGGATATGAGGTGCAAAGAGCGATGAATGGCGAGCAAGCATTGAAGCTTGTGGACGATTCGCTCGATTTGGTGATTTTGGATGTGATGATGCCAGGCATCTCGGGCATCGAAACATGCCAGCAGATGAGAGCCTCTACTAACGTCCCGATCCTCTTTCTGACAGCCAAATCAAGTACGTTCGATAAAACGGAGGGCTTACTCGCCGGCGGGGATGATTATATGACAAAACCTTTTTCGCAAGAGGAGCTTCATGCTAGAGTCATTGCACAATTACGCAGGTACACCGTCTATCAGGAAAAGAAGGAACAGGAAGAAACGTTTCTTGTTGGGGGCAAGCTAAGGGTGAGCGAAGAATTTAATGAAGTGTGGAAAGAAAATCAACAAATCAAGCTGTCTGATTTAGAATATCGTGTGCTCAAGCTACTTATGAGCAGACGAAATAAAATCTTTTCAGCCCAAAATATTTATGAGAGTGTGTGGGGACAGCCTTATTTCTATTGTTCCAACAATACGGTGATGGTGCATATTCGAAAGTTGCGTGCCAAAATTGAGGATGATCCGGCACGTCCTGTATATATCAAAACGGAATGGGGAAGAGGATATCGATTTGGCACATCGTAA